DNA from Streptomyces sp. Edi4:
CGTAGGCGCCGAGGCCGAAGGACACCTGCCGCCAGCCGTTGGAGGAGCCGGTGAACCGGTTCCAGACGCCGCTGGTGCCAGAGCCCGCGCAGGTGGGCGAGCCGGGGGTGAGGTAGTGCGTCAAGAAGGGGTGGTCCTTGAGCAGGAAGCCTTGTTCGCACTGGCTGGGCACGCTGGTGGTGGTGCCCCCGCGGGCGTCCGCCAGCGTCGTCCAGTCGTCCTGGCCCACCGTGTGCGCCTCGACGATCACCTGGTCGTAGCCGGGTTCGGTGTCGTAGCTGAGCTGGAAGTCCAGGCTCGGCTTCTGGGCGGCCGTCGTGCCCGCCAGATCGACGGTGCGGGCGAGCCGCATGTAGGCGTCGTCGCTGTGGCGCGCCGCCGCGAACCAGGATCCCTCGGCGGGCTCGAAGGGCGTGCGTACCCCGGGGTAGTCACCGGCGGAGGCACTCGTGAACTGCGGGAACCGCGCGGGCTTGAGGGTGTCGGAGGTGATGGTGTACGCGCCGGCCGCCGTCAGCGGGCTGCCGCCGGCCGCGCCCAGCGGGGCCTTCGCGCCCGCGAGCTTCCCGGCCCCGGCGAAGGCAGGCGGGGAGGCGAGCCCGGCCTTGTTGTAGGCGCCGAGGTAGTACTGCGAGAAGTCGTCGGACAGGGCGCCGGCGCCGAGGTCGACGCTGCCGCCGGCCTGCGCGCCGGCGTTGATCAGCTTGCCACCCTCGTTGACGAAGTCGCGTACGGCGAACGTGGTGGCGGCCGACGGCGCCCTTGCGGGGTCGCCGCCGGTGTACCAGAGGACGGTGCGGAAGTGGCTGAGCACACCCAGCGCGCTCGGGGCGCCCTTGGTCGCCACGTCCCACACCGCCGCCTTCACGCCGTTGTCGGCGAGCGCCCTGGTGTACAGCGCGGCGTTCTTGGCGGGGGCGGCGCCGCCCTCGTCGGCAAGGACCAGGGTGTCGCCCCTGGGCCGGCCGGCCACCGTGTACGTGAAGGGCGTACTGGACGTCCTGGCGCCCGTGGCGGTGGTGCCGGTGAACCACACCTCGACCTCGTCGCCGGCGTCCGCGCCCTCGACCTTGGCGCGGTACTGGTCGAAGCGGATGTTGTCCTCGCCGCCGAAGACCTCGCCGCCCTTCCAGGGCTCCAGCTCCTCGGTGTGCCTGCGGCCGTTGTTGATCCGGTAGTTGAGGGTCTTGTCGCGCACCGACTTGCGTACGGTGACGGCGACTTCCTGGTCGTCGTCGCGCGTGTACGACGTCGTGAACGTGTCCGGCGTGAAGTCGGGCGCGTCGATGCCGACCGAGGAGGAGGGCCGGTCGGGGTGGGCGGATGTCTCGGCGACCGAGAGCGCGAAGGGGATGTTCTTCTCGAACTCGCCCTGGATCAGCTTCTCGCTGTCGGGAAAATTGAAGTCGGAGGGGCAGTCCGCCGCGTTCCACGCGTCGTTGGGGTCCACGTTGGAGGCGGTGGTGCACGTCGACATCTCGGGGGTGAACATCATGGTGGCGTTGACGTTCGCCGCGTGCCCGTCGGCCTCGCCGTTGGTGGTGTACAGCGCGGAGGAGACCTCCGAGAGGTAGCCGGGGATGGCCGGCTTGTCGGGGGTGCCGGCCAGCGACTTGTACAGGACGTCGTCGGGCGTCGGCGTGGCGACCTGCCAGCCCACTCCGTACAGCAGCAGCTCGGCCGCCGAGTGGTAGTTGATCGCGTAGTTGAAGTGGATCCGCTTCTCGAAGGAGTCGAGCGCCTTGGTCTCGGGCTCGCTGCCCGCGCTCGGTCCCCGGTAGGTCTCGTTGGAGGGGTCGTCGGAGGAACCCTCGTTGTCGTAGCCCCACTTGTAGGGGAAGTTGCGGTTCGGGTCGACGCCGTCGACCGAGGTTATTCTGCCGTCGCCGTTGTTGTCGCGGAGGTTCTTGCGCCACAGGCGGTTGCCGGGCGTGAAGGTGTAGTCGTAGCCGTCCGGGTTGGCGGAGAGCACGAACCACAGCTCGGTGGAGTCCACGATCTTGGTGACGCGCGGGTCCTTGCCGTAGTTGTCGAGGTAGTAGTGCATCAGCCGCCGGGTCATCTCCGGGGTGATCCACTCCCGGGCGTGCTGGTTGGACATGTACAGCGTCGCGGGCTTGGAGCCGTCCTTGGACCTGGTGGCGCCCTTGGTGAGCTTGAGGGCGAGGATGTCCTGGCCGTCGACCGTTTTGCCGATCGACTCGACCTTGGTCAGGGACGGGTTGGCCTTGCCGGTGTCCAGGATCTCCTGCTTGAGGCCGCCCTTGCCGCTGTAGGGGCGGAACACGCCGTCACCCGCGGCCTTGAGGCGGCCGCGGGCCTGGGCGGAGACCTTGCGCTCGGTGAGGTCGACGCCCTTGCCGCGCAGGGCGGCGGCCTGGGCCTTGGTGAGGTAGAGCTCGACTCCCGCCAAGCCCTTGGCGGGCAGATCCGCGCCCAGTTCCTGGGCGTCGGCGCCCGCCTCCAGGAGCAGCGGCAGCTGTGCGCGGCTGACCTGGGCGTTCCAGACGACGATGCCCTCGCCGTCGGCTCCGCCCGGCCGGGCCTGGGCGGCGGCGGGCGCCGCCACCAGCCCAGCCGTCAGAAGTGACGCGGCGGCGAGGACCGCTCTGGCTCTTCGTCTCATGAGCCCCCCTTGCTGATGTGTGCCACGGACGTGGACAGACGTCAGGCTCATGACTCTTCATGATCATGTCAATACCGCGCCGGTTCGCGCCGGACCGGCTGGAAACGGCGGCCGGCGCCCACCAAGTGGGCGCCGGATCACGGCAGTTGTCGCGGGCGAGGCCGGGGCGGACCGCTCAGCCGACCAGACCGTCCGCCATCTCCTCCGTCAAGTTGGACTCCGTGCCGGGGATGCCCAGGTCCTGGGCCCGCTTGTCGGCCATCGCCAGCAGGCGCCGGATCCGGCCCGCGACCGCGTCCTTGGTCAGCGGCGGGTCGGCGAGCGCGCCCAGCTCCTCCAGAGAGGCCTGCTTGTGCTCCATGCGCAGCCGCCCGGCGGCCGCCAGGTGCTCGGGCACCTCGTCGGCCAGGATCTCCAGGGCGCGCTGGACCCGGGCCCCCGCGGCGACCGCGGCCCGGGCCGAGCGGCGCAGGTTGGCGTCGTCGAAGTTGGCCAGGCGGTTGGCGGTGGCGCGGACCTCGCGGCGCATCCGCCGCTCCTCCCAGGCCAGCACCGACTCGTGCGCGCCGAGCCGGGTGAGGAGCGCGCCGATCGCGTCACCGTCACGGACGACCACCCGGTCCACACCGCGGACCTCGCGCGCCTTGGCCGCGATCTGGAGCCGCCGCGCGGCGCCGACCAGGGCGAGGGCCGCCTCCGGGCCCGGGCAGGTCACTTCGAGGGACGAGGAACGGCCCGGCTCGGTCAGCGAGCCGTGCGCCAGGAACGCGCCGCGCCAGGCGGCCTCGGCGTCACAGGTGGCGCCCGAGACCACCTGGGGCGGCAGGCCCCGGATGGGCCGGCCGCGCCCGTCGACGAGCCCGGTCTGGCGGGCCAGCTGGTCGCCGCCGGCCACGACCCGTACGACGAAGCGCGAGCCTCTGCGCAGACCGCCGGGCGCCATCACGATCAGCTCCGAGCTGTGCCCGAAGATCTCCAGAATGTCCCGCTTGAGCCGGCGTGCCGCCATCGCGGTGTCCAGCTCCGCCTCGATCACAATGCGGCCGCTCACCAGGTGCAGCCCGCCCGCGAACCGAAGAACCGCCGAGAACCTCCGCCTTCCTGCAGCAGGTCCGGGTGACGGGCAGCCGGGAAATTTCGTCCTTCACCGCCGGCGTCATCGCCATGGGCCGATCCTTCCATGCATCCGAAAAATACGGTCGTACGCGGCGGCCAACAGCTCCGGATCGTGCTTCGGAGAACCATCGGGCCTGGCCACGGGCGCCAGCTCGACCTCGGCTCCGAGCCGTTTCGCGGCTTCGGTCAGGCTCCCCCGGTCGGGCACGGCGGCCACATCGGCCAGCACCACGTCGAAGGCGAGTTTAGGGGCGTGTCGTCCCAAAACCTCCAAATGACGCTGCGGTGAGAACCCATCGGTTTCACCCGGTTGTGGCGCGAGGTTCAGCGAGAGGACCCGGCGGGCCTTGGTCTCGGTGAGCGCGTCGAGCAGTTCGGGCACCATCAGATGCGGAATGACGGAGGAGAACCAGGAGCCGGGACCGAGCACCACCCAGTCCGCGTCGAGCACGGCGGCGACCGCCTCGGGAACGGCCGGCGGATCGTGCGGGACGAGCCGCACGGACAGCACCTCGCCGGGGGTGAGCGCCACCGTGGCCTGCCCGCGCACGGTGTCCACGTCGTCGGGCCGCCCCACGTCATGACCCCGTACGAGGGCTTCGAGCTCCAGCGGCACCGCCGACATCGGCAGCACCCGGCCCTGGGCGCCGAGCAGCTTGCCGACCAGGTCGAGAGCCTGCACATGATCGCCCAGCTGCTCCCACAGCGCGACGATCAAGAGGTTGCCCACGGCGTGCTCGTGCAGCTCGCCCTTGGACTGGAAGCGGTGCTGGATGACCCGGGCCCAGGTCTGGCCCCAGTCGTCGTCCCCGCACAGCGCGGCCAGCGCCTTGCGCAGGTCGCCCGGCGGCAGTACGCCCAGCTCGTCGCGGAGCCGGCCGCTCGAGCCGCCGTCGTCGGCGACCGTGACGACGGCGGTCAGGTCGCCGGTGATCCGGCGCAGCGCGGCGAGCGAGGCCGAAAGGCCCATGCCGCCGCCGAGCGCGACGACCTTGGGCTGGGCGCCCCGCTTGCGACCGGTGCGCAGCCCCGGTCCTACGGTGCGCCGGCGGTACACCTTCACTCGCGCCCCATGTCCCGGTGTACGACGACGGTCTCGATCCCCTCGGAGGCGAGGCGTGCGGCCAGCTTCTCGGACATGGCCACCGAACGGTGCTTGCCGCCGGTGCAGCCCACCGCGATCGTCACATACCGCTTGCCCTCACGGCGGTAGCCCGCAGCGATGAGCTGAAGCAGCTCGCTGTACTGGTCGAGGAACTGCTTGGCGCCGGGCTGGTTGAAGACGTAGCCCGACACCTCCTCGTTGAGGCCGGTGAACGGCCGCAGCTCCGGGACCCAGTGCGGATTGGGCAGGAAGCGGCAGTCGACCACCAGGTCGGCGTCGACCGGCAGGCCGTACTTGTAGCCGAACGACATGACGGTGGCGCGCAGCTCCGGCTCCTCGTCGCCGGCGAACTGGGCGTCCATCTTGGCGCGCAGCTCGTGCACGTTGAGGCTGGAGGTGTCGATCACCAGGTCGGCGTCGCCGCGCAGCTCGCGCAGCAGATCGCGCTCGGCGGCGATGCCGTCCACGATCCGGCCGTCACCCTGGAGCGGATGCGGGCGGCGCACCGACTCGAAGCGCCGTACGAGCGCGTCGTCGGAGGACTCCAAAAAGACGATCCGGCGGGTGACCTCCTTGGCGTCGAGGTCGGCCAGCGACTCGCGCAGATTGTCGAAGAACCGGCGGCCGCGTACGTCGACGACGACGGCGATCCGCGCCACGTTGCCCTGGGAGCGGGCGCCGAGCTCGACCATCGTCGGAATCAGCGCGGGCGGCAGGTTGTCGACGACGAACCAGCCCAGGTCCTCCAGGCACTTCGCGGCGGTGCTGCGCCCGGCACCCGACATACCGGAGATGATCACCAGCTCGGGGATGGGCGCATCGGCCCCGCCGGCCTCGGTCGTCGTGCCCGTACTCACGTGTACTCCCGCTTCTCGGTCTTCTCGGTCTTCATCGCGCTGCTCGTTCATGGCGTGCTGCCCCCGTCGTCCTCTTCCATGATCTCTCCTGTCGCCGTGTTGACGGCGGGCGCGGCCGGAGCGGCCCCGGCGAGGGCCGCGGCAATGGTCTCGGCCGTCTTGCGGCCTATGCCGGGCACCTCGCAGATCTCCTCGATTGTCGCCGACCGGAGCCGCTTGACCGAGCCGAAGTGCTTGATCAGGGCGTGTTTGCGGGTGTCGCCGAGGCCGGGCACGGCATCCAGCGGCCCCGCCCTGAAGCGCTTGGCCCGTTTGGCGCGCTGGTAGGTGATGGCGAACCGGTGCGCCTCATCACGCACCCGTTGCAGCAGGTACAGGCCCTCACTGGTGCGGGGCAGCACCACGGGGTCGTCCTCGCCCGGCACCCAGACCTCTTCGAGCCGCTTGGCGAGCCCGCAGACGGCGATGTCGTCGATGCCCAGCTCGTCCAGGGCCCGCTGCGCGGCGGCGACCTGCGGCTGCCCGCCGTCCACGACGAGAAGCTGCGGCGGATAGGCGAACCGCTTGGGCCGCCCGTCCTCCTCCTGGAACGCGGAGACCTCGCCGGGGGGCGGGATGGGCACGGGCGTCGACGCGGGACCGTCGCCGGGGTCGCCGAGGGCGCCGGGGCCGGGGTCGCCGAGGGCGCCGGGGCCGGGGTCGGATGCCGGGGCGGGCGTCGACGCGGGTGCGGGGGTGGACGCGGGTACGGGCGTCGACGCGGGTACGGGCCCGGGTACAGGGGTGGACGCGGGCGCGGGGTTCGCGTCGTCGCTCTCCTGGGCCTCGTCCTCGACCCACTCCCCCGTCCGCGCCTTCTCGGCCAGATACCGCTTGAAGCGGCGGCTGATCACCTCGTGCATGGACCGCACGTCGTCCTGGCCCTCGAAGCCCTTGATCTGGAAGCGCCGGTACTCGCTCTTGCGCGCCAGACCGTCCTCGAAGACGACCATCGACGCCACGACGTCGTCACCCTGAAGGTGCGAGATGTCGAAGCACTCGATGCGCAGCGGCGCGCTGTCGAGCTCCAGGGCGGTGGCGATCTCCTCCAGGGCGCGCGAGCGCGTCGTGAGGTCGGACGCGCGCTTGGTCTTGTGCAGCATGAGGGCCTGCTGGGCATTGCGCGCGACCGTCACCATCAGGGCCTTCTTGTCGCCGCGCTGCGGAATGCGCAGCGAGACGTTGGATCCGCGCCGCGCGGCGAGCCAGCCGCTCACCGCGTCCGCGTCCTCGGGCAGCGCCGGGACCAGGACCTCCTTGGGTACGGTGTCGCCGCTCTCCTCCCCGTACAGCTGCTGGAGCGCGTGCTCGACCAGGCCCGCGGTGTCGACCGCCTCGACCTTGTCGGTGACCCAGCCGCGCTGGCCGCGCACCCGGCCGCCGCGCACGTGGAAGATCTGGACGGCTGCCTCCAGCTCGTCCTCGGCGACCGCGATGAGGTCGGCGTCGGTGGCGTCGGTGAAGACCACCGCGTTCTTCTCCAGCGCCTTGCGCAGCGCCTCCCGGTCGTCGCGCAGCCGCGCCGCGCGCTCGTACTCCATGTCCTCGGCCGCGGCCATCATGTCCTGCTCGACGCGGCGCAGATGGGCGCCGGTGCGGCCGGCCATGAAGTCGCAGAAGTCCTCGGCCAGTTCGCGGTGTTCCTCGGGGGTGACGCGGCCGACGCAGGGCGCCGCGCACTTGCCGATGTAGCCGAGCAGGCAGGGGCGGCCGATCTGGGCCGAGCGCTTGAACACGCCGGCCGAGCAGGTGCGGACCGGGAAGACGCGCAGCATCAGGTCGACGGTCTCGCGGATCGCCCAGGCCTGCCCGTACGGGCCGAAGTAGCGCACACCCTTCTTCTTGGCGCCGCGCATGACCTGGACGCGGGGGAACTCCTCGTTCATCGTCACCGCGAGGTAGGGATAGCTCTTGTCGTCGCGGTACTTGACGTTGAAGCGGGGGTCGAACTCCTTGATCCAGGAGTATTCGAGCTGCAACGCCTCGACTTCGGTGGCGACGACGGTCCACTCCACGGAGGCGGCCGTGGTGACCATCGTGGCCGTGCGGGGGTGCAGACTCGTCAGTGGCTGGAAGTAGTTGGCGAGCCGCTGGCGCAGGGACTTCGCCTTCCCGACGTAGATCACCCGGCGGTGTTCGTCGCGGAATTTGTAGACCCCCGGCGAGTCGGGGATCTGTCCCGGCTTGGGGCGGTAGGTGGAGGGGTCTGCCATGCCCACCACCCTACTGTCGCCCACCGACACCCCACCCCCTCCGGGGCTCCGCCCCGGCCACCACCGCCCCCGCCAGGGGCGCGGGGAACTGCGCGCCCAGCCACGCGCGGCCAGCAGGCAAGACCCCTGGGGATCCGCCCCAAGCCCCCCTTCGCGCTGAAGGCGCTCGTCCTCAAACGCCGGACAGGCTGAAGATGCCGATCCGGGCCGGCGCGAAGCAGTCGGGGGCGCGGGGAACTGCGCGCCCAGCCACGCGCGGCCCGCGCGGAGGCGGGGCTCCGGGGGCGCGGGCGGGCGTGGGCCGGTGCGGGGCCGTGGGGTGTGCCCCGCACCGACCCGGGCGTCACTCCTGGTCCACGCCCGCGCGACGCCGGCGGACCACGACGGCCCCGGCCAGACCAAGCACGAGCACCGCACCCGCCCCGGCCACACCGAAGACCACCGTCCCCGACGTGTCACCCCGGCCCGCGACGACCGCGGCCTGCGCCGCCTGGGCCCGGGACTCCCCGGCCGTCTCCGCGTACCCGCCCGCCTTGCCGGACCTGTCGTACGCCGACCCCGGCAACTTGTCGCCGTACGCCCGTGCCACCCGCTTCTGGTACCCGGCCAGCGTCGTCCCGTTCGCGCCCACCGCCTTGACCGCGTCGTCGTCCAGCGGCAGCACCTTGTTGCCCTTCTCCACGTACCAGGCGTTGATCTGCGGCTCCTGGAACACGGTCCCGCCGGGCAGCTTCGCGGCGCCGGCCTCGGCGTAGTGGGACTCGTCGTCGCCGGTGGCTATGTTGACGACCTTCCAGGACGAGCCCTGGGGGACCGTCCACAGCGAGGCCTTCTGCCCGTCGGAGGAGACGGCCGTGGAGGCCAGGTACTCCAGCTGGGCGACGGGCGCGCCGGCCTTGCCCGCCACGAACGCCTCGGACAGCGCGTAGACGGGCACGGCGTCACCCTCGATGCGCGGGGACGCGGCCTTCAGCGCCACCTTGCCGTCCCGCGCGAAGAAGCGGGAGAGCGTGTCGAGGGTGGCGGGGGCGGACGCGGCCTCGTGCGCCGCCGCCCTGGACTGGGCGGAGGCCAGCGGCGCCTGGTCGGCGAGGGCGTGCGGGGCCGCGAGCCCGACAAGGGCGGCGGCCACGGCCACCGGCGCGGTCAGGAAGCCAGCCCTGGGGGTGAGGCGGGTGCGGCGGGAGAGGCGGGTCGACTTCATCGTGCTCACGCCCCGATCCGGTAGAGCGAGTGGGTCCAGGAGAAGGAGTTGTTGTTGACGTACCAGTCGTGCGCCGCCCAGTTGTAGCGCGTGCTTGAGGGCCAGGGATCGCCCCAGTACACCCACGAGTTGGCGTCGTCGTAGCCGTACACCACGTGCATGTGGCCACCGCCGCTCGACCACTGGATGCGGGTCTCGATGGGACGGTTGTTGTTGATCTCGGTCTGTACGGTCGAATACCGCAGCCAACCGGTCACGTAGGAGCCGGAGCTGATGCCCGCCCAGTCGAGCGCGTTCTGCACATTGCCGAGGTCCGCCTGCCAGTTGGGGCAGTCGTAGCCCTGCGTCCGGCCGAAGGCGGCGTTGCAGAACTGGTTCTGGGTGTAGGTGCGGCCGAACCAGGTGGCGATGGTGTTGCCGCTGCCGGCCCAGCACCAGTTGTCCTTCTGCTGGGACTGCATGGTGATGTTGAGCCGCTTGGAACCGGTGGTGCTCGCCGCGGCGGCTGCGGCGGGCACCGGCTTGTCGTGGTGCGGGGCGGCGGCGGTGGCTGTCGCCGTGGGGGCGGCGAACAGGGCCGCCACCACGAGGGTGAGGGCCGAAAGCCGTCTCTTCTTGTCGCGCATCGCGTTCCTCCCATGGCGGGGTGGGGGGTGGGGATGGTGGAGGGAGCGCGTCCGGACGCTTGTCGTTGAGCATCGGACGTTGTCGAGAACAGGTCAACGCGCTTCAATGCGGGGTGGGACGCGGGTGTGAACGAAGTGGCCGGAGTGTGAACAACTCCTCGTCCACCACCAGGTTTTCCCCGACCTGCCACCACGCCGCGCCCACCCCCCACCGTGAACGTTCACTGAGGAGTCCGGCCATGCTCCACACCGAGTCCGACCTGGAACAGGCGCTGCACACCGGCCCCTTCCACCTGGCCCTGCGCGCCGCGCTCTCCGTACGGGGCCTGCCGCTCCAGCGCGTCCAGCACCATCTCGCCGGGCGCGGCATCAAGGTCGGTGTGACCAGCCTGAGTTACTGGCAGCAAGGGGCGCGCCGGCCGCAGCGCGCCGAGTCGCTGCGCGCCGTACGCGGCCTCGAGGACGTCCTCGGGCTACCCGCCAACTCCCTGCTGCGCCTGCTCGACGACCCGTCCACGGCCGAGGTGGACCGGCCCGCCGGGCGGCGCACCTACCGTTCGCTCGTCGAGGCGTCGGGCGTGGTGGAACAGCTCATCGCCGGTCTTGAGGCGCCGGTGGACGGCGGCCTGCACACCGTCGGCCACCACGAGCGCATCCGCATCGGCGCGGGCCGTGAGCTGCAAGGGCGCGACTCGCAACACGTGGTGCGGGCCCACCGCGACGGCGTCGACCGCTATCTGGCCATCCACCGGGGGGACCCGGGGTGCGATCCGGGGCGGGTGGAGGTGCGCGCGGGCGAGAACTGCCGGACCGGGCGGGTGCGCTGGGACGCCACCACCGGGGTCCTGGTCGCCGAGCTGCTGTTCGACACGCGGCTGAGGGCCGGTGAGACGTTTCTGTTCGAGTACGGCTTCGAGGACGGCACGGGCGGCCCGAGCCAGGAGTACGTACGGGGCTTCACCTTCGCCGGCGGCCAGTACGTGCTCCAGGTGCGCTTCGACGACCGGGCGCTGCCGGCCCGCTGCCGCCGCTTCGCCCAGACCTCCACGGGAGCCACCCGCTCGGGGCGCAGCGACCTCACCCTCAGCGGGCGCCACCGCTCGGTGCACCTGGTGGAGCAGGGGGTGCGGCCCGGCATCCTGGGCATCGACTGGGACTGGGAGTGACCCCACGCGCCCGGGCGGCTCCCAGTGAGCGGCCCTAGGCGTCGGGCCCGGCCACCAGCTGCCCGTCCTTGAGCTTGACCGGCACCGACGGCAGCGGCACGGTGGCCGGGCCCTGCACGGGCTTGCCGGTCATCACGTTGAAGCGGCTGCCGTGACAGGGGCAGTTCGCGTGGCCGTCCTCGATCTTCTCCAGGAGGCAGCCGGCGTGCGTGCACTGCGCGCTGAACGCCTTGTACTCGCCCTTCGCCGGGCAGCACACCATGACCCGCTGCTCGCGGTAGAGCTTGGCGCCGCCGACGGGGACCGCGTCGGGCGAGCCGAGCGGTTCGGGGGCGGTAGGGGTCGGCGTCTCGGCGTGGCCGAGCTTGGACTCGGTGGAGCAGGCGGCTACGCCGACCCCCGCGGCCCCGGCGAGGGCGGCGCCTTTCAGCACGGTGCGACGGGCGGCGGGCTGGCCGGTCATGGCTACTCCACTGAATCACTGGATCACGGCCGGCCACCGGCGACGGCCCCAGGAGACCGCCCCACAACCGACCCGGGTTGCACACCCGACGATACCGGCGCATCCCCCACCCCTTACGCCGGGGCCGCCCGACGGGGACGGCCCGGACCAGGCCCATGCCGGCATGGCCCCCACCCCCTGAAGCCGGGGCGGGGCAGGCACGGCTGTACGGACGGGCCGTCGCACGCGGGCGGGGAGGGCCCGGCCACTGCCCGGGACACACCAAGCCCGCCTCCGGCCGGAGCGGGCAGGGCTGTGCGGGCAGGCCACCGCACCCCGGCGAGGGGACCCGACCGTTTCCCGGGACACGCCAAACCGGCCCCGGCCAGGAAAGGCACGGCTCGGCGGGTCGGCCCCGCACGCGGGCCGGGAGAACCTCGCCATTGCCCGGGACACGCCAAGCCACCGCCCGGAGGCACGGTTGTACGGGTATGCCGCCGCACGCGGGCGAGAGGGGCCAACCCGGGACGCGCCAATCCTGCCCCTTGACCGGGGCTGGCACGGCTGTGCGGGTGCGGGCCGCCCATGCCGGCATGGCCACGCGGCGCCTGGCCGGGGCGGAGCAGGGGGGATGTGCGGGCAATTTGCCGCACACGGGCGGGGAGGGCCCGGCGTTTCCCGGGACGCGTCAACCCGGCCCCCTCGCCGGGGACGGCTGTACGGGCGGGCCACACGGACCCGGCCACTGCCTGGGATACGCCCATCCCGGCCCCGGTCGGAACGGGCACGGCTCTACGGGCGGGCCGCCGCACCCCGGCGGGTGGATCCGGCCCTTTGGCCAGGGGGCGCGGCTCGGTGGGCGGGCTGCCGTACGGGGCCGGGAGGGAGGGCCCAGTCATTGCGCCGGGCTGCGGCCCGCGCGGCGGCCGGGAGGCGGGCCACCCCTGGCCGGGGGCTGCGGCGCGATGGCGGGATGGGTTACGTTCTGGCCGTGATCGTCGTCGCCGGAGAATCCCTCATCGACCTCGTGCCGCAGCACCCCGAAAATCCGCTGGGGCCGCTGGCGCCACGTCTGGGGGGCGGCCCGTACAACACGGCCGTCGCCCTGGGGCGGCTCGGTGCGCCGGTGGCCTTCTGCTCGCGGATGTCCACGGACGGCTTCGGCGAAGCCCTCATCGCCGGCCTGCGCAGGGCCGGCGTGGACACCTCGCTGGTGCAGCGCGGCCCGGAACCGACTCCGCTCGCAGTCGCGACGCTTGCCGCCGACGGCTCCGCGGGGTACGCCTTCCACATGGCCGGCACCGCGGACCGGCTCTTCGAGCTACCTCCTCAACTGCCCTCCTCCGTCAGCGCGTTGGCGCTGGGCAGCTGCTCCCTGATCCTTGAGCCGGGGGCGAGCGCGTACGAGGCCCTGCTGCGCAGGGAGGCGGCGCGCGGGGTCCTGACGCTGCTCGACCCCAACATCCGCCCGGCCCTGATCCCGGACCCGGACGCCTTCAAGGCCCGCTTCGTGAGCCGACTGCCGTACGTCT
Protein-coding regions in this window:
- a CDS encoding carbohydrate kinase, whose protein sequence is MIVVAGESLIDLVPQHPENPLGPLAPRLGGGPYNTAVALGRLGAPVAFCSRMSTDGFGEALIAGLRRAGVDTSLVQRGPEPTPLAVATLAADGSAGYAFHMAGTADRLFELPPQLPSSVSALALGSCSLILEPGASAYEALLRREAARGVLTLLDPNIRPALIPDPDAFKARFVSRLPYVSLLKLSEEDAAWLGGTPQEWLREGPRAVVVTRGGEGLTVHTARGAEHSVPAERVEVADTIGAGDTVNAVLLHRLAPHPEALAAADWPSVLRHAAKAAALTCTKRGAEPPTAEELTTHA